AGTCGTCGAGCTCGATGGCTTCGTGGCCAACCTCGAGCTCGCCGTGAATCGAGCCGTGACCGAACTGGGGATGCGTGTAGCCGATGCCGCGCATGCGGAACGTGTACAGCGTCTCGAGGTCGATCTGGTGCTTCTGCCCCTCGGGGTCGACGAGATGGAACACGGCCGACCGGATGCGGCGCGAACCCGGGTAGAAGTCGAGCTCGTAGTCGAACTCGATCATCTCGGTGGAGTTGTCGACGCCGATTCCCCACGTGGGCGCGTCGGGGCTCTCGAGCAGCGGGACGAAGAGGGTGCTCTCCACCCACCGCTTGCCATTCGGATACTCGTGCAGGGCGAGGTGCGTGCACAGGTCGTCGAAGTAGAGCGGCGCCCACAGCCAGAACGCGCCACCGCCGTAGTTGGCACGGTTCGTGGGGATGGGGGTCGACAGCCCACGCATCCCCCAGGAGCGATCACGGGTCCCGAACACCCGTGCCGGGTCGACGTCGACCTGCCGGCCGTCGACAGTTACCGTGCCCTCCCACGTGCCCCACTGCGTGAGGCGCGTGTGCTCGTTGGTGACGATCCCGTCGCGTGTCACGTTGCGTTGGCGGGGTTCTTCGACGACAACGGTGCGCGCACGCCACGTGAGATCGCACACGAGCGGCGAGTCGTTGGGCGCGACCGTGAAGCGCAGCACGCGCATGGGCTCGACTACGTCGATGCGGATCGGGCCGATCTCCGTGGCGCGGTCGAGCGGCATCCGCCCCGACGCGAACACCGAGTGCTCCACACCGTCGATCACGATGCTGAATGCCGCGTCGATCACACCCAGCACCGGGTAGTGACCCATGGCGCCGCCGATGTAGAAGGCGCCGTCACGCTCGTGACCGTTGAAGAAGTAACGGTCGTAATGGTTGGGATTTGCCGACGACGGCGTGGCGATCGGGTCGGCGTCGGCATGGATCGGATAGTCGTCCCAGGGCGTCAGCATGCGTGCAGGTGTAGGCGTTCAGGTTCCCGGGTGCAACTGACGCGTGACGAACTCGACGGCGTCGTCCCAGGACTGCTCGTCGGCCGCCTGGTTGTACAGCACCGGGCTGTGCGCGTTGAACGCGTGTCCGGCGCCCGCGTACACGTTCACCGTTGCGCTCACACCCCACTGGTCGAAACGGCGGCGCAGGTCGTCGAGCCGCTCGGCCGGGAGCACCGCGTCCTGGTCGCCGATGAGCAGCACCATCGGGCACGCGATGTTCCAGACCATGTCGATGACGTCGACCGGCTTCTTGGCGTCATGCGGGTCGAATGTCGGCTGGCTGGGGAAGAACACGACCGCGGCGGCGAGGTCGTGGCGCAGGCACGCGGCGAACAGCGCGATGGTCCCGCCAGTGCAGTAGCCCCAGCTCGCGACCCGGGTCGCGTCGACCGACGGGAGCGCCTGCACATAGTCGATCGCGTCGAGGAGGTCGTGCAC
This is a stretch of genomic DNA from Acidimicrobiia bacterium. It encodes these proteins:
- a CDS encoding dienelactone hydrolase family protein translates to MTMRPTTDHYDGVVVETIDLPTRDGASTPAVLSRPLGDGPFPAIAVGAEGTGPNSYIRRVAATLAHLGFVVIVPDYYRGSGPPDPDNYDDFETLMSYINALDFARAVHDLLDAIDYVQALPSVDATRVASWGYCTGGTIALFAACLRHDLAAAVVFFPSQPTFDPHDAKKPVDVIDMVWNIACPMVLLIGDQDAVLPAERLDDLRRRFDQWGVSATVNVYAGAGHAFNAHSPVLYNQAADEQSWDDAVEFVTRQLHPGT